The following are encoded together in the Oncorhynchus nerka isolate Pitt River linkage group LG23, Oner_Uvic_2.0, whole genome shotgun sequence genome:
- the LOC115107129 gene encoding diphosphoinositol polyphosphate phosphohydrolase 3-beta-like: MKFKPNQTRTYDGDGFKKRAACLCFKNEREEEVLLVSSSRHPDQWIVPGGGMEPEEEPCGAAVREVFEEAGVKGKLGRLLGVFEQNQDRKHRTYVYVLTVTETLEAWEDSVNIGRKREWFTVDEAIKVLQHHKPDHAEYLKRLHLSCSPTNGNSLLPSQPPNDNFPRYGPLTTGSVLGPSRR; encoded by the exons atgaagTTCAAGCCGAACCAGACCAGAACATATGATGGCGACGGCTTCAAGAAACGAGCGGCATGCTTGTGCTTCAAGAACGAACGTGAAGAAGAG GTCTTGCTGGTGAGCAGCAGTCGGCACCCGGACCAGTGGATCGTCccaggtggagggatggagccTGAGGAGGAGCCTTGTGGCGCAGCGGTCAGAGAAGTGTTTGAAGAG gCAGGAGTGAAAGGCAAGTTGGGACGTCTCCTAGGTGTGTTTGAG CAGAATCAAGACCGAAAGCACCGAACGTACGTTTACGTATTGACCGTGACGGAGACATTGGAAGCATGGGAAGACTCTGTCAACATAG GTCGTAAACGGGAGTGGTTCACAGTGGACGAAGCCATCAAAGTCCTGCAGCACCACAAGCCGGACCACGCTGAGTATTTGAAGCGGCTTCATCTCAGCTGCTCTCCAACTAATGGGAACTCCCTGCTCCCCAGCCAGCCCCCTAATGACAACTTCCCCCGTTACGGCCCCCTCACCACAGGGTCTGTTCTGGGCCCCTCGCGCAGATAG